A window from Dehalobacter sp. DCA encodes these proteins:
- the atpB gene encoding F0F1 ATP synthase subunit A — protein sequence MHDTVLWVLGNGTVHAKTLIMTWVTMILLLGFVFLCKRKLTSGTPGKLQNLLEWIIDFVRGLISDNMNYKKGSSLLGYLLSLILFVFFANMIGLIPNIFAPLLDHVHFARINEMFGGAIFSARTTTFSSPTADVNTTFALSTITIVLVLVYGLKYKGAHYFKHFLEPYPPFAILHIIDFVAKPLTLAFRLFGNIYAGEILIAVILMIPGIFAFGGVIPMPFWLIFCVFIAVIQSYVFTILTVAYVGQAIEESH from the coding sequence ATGCATGATACCGTACTATGGGTATTGGGAAATGGCACTGTGCATGCGAAGACTCTGATTATGACTTGGGTCACGATGATACTTCTTCTGGGTTTTGTCTTTCTTTGTAAGCGCAAACTGACAAGTGGGACGCCCGGAAAACTTCAAAATCTTTTGGAATGGATCATTGATTTTGTCAGGGGCCTTATCTCTGATAATATGAACTATAAAAAAGGATCGTCATTGCTCGGGTATCTTCTTTCCCTTATTTTGTTTGTATTTTTTGCGAACATGATTGGCTTGATTCCCAATATATTTGCACCCTTACTCGATCACGTACACTTTGCTAGAATCAATGAGATGTTTGGCGGAGCAATTTTCAGTGCGCGAACAACAACGTTTTCGTCGCCGACAGCAGATGTTAATACGACCTTTGCCTTATCGACAATAACGATTGTTTTAGTATTGGTCTATGGACTTAAATATAAAGGCGCGCACTATTTCAAACACTTTCTTGAACCCTATCCGCCTTTTGCGATCCTTCACATTATTGATTTTGTCGCCAAGCCTTTGACCTTAGCTTTCCGGCTATTCGGCAATATTTATGCCGGAGAAATCCTGATTGCAGTCATTCTCATGATCCCGGGTATATTTGCCTTCGGTGGAGTTATTCCGATGCCATTCTGGCTCATTTTCTGCGTATTTATCGCAGTCATCCAATCCTATGTTTTTACAATATTAACGGTGGCCTATGTTGGCCAAGCTATCGAAGAGTCTCACTAA